In Desulfomonile tiedjei, the following proteins share a genomic window:
- a CDS encoding sigma-54-dependent Fis family transcriptional regulator, with protein MSVDAGEVRRLNVLVVDDEANIRKTLTVCLEAEGHRVIAVSNSQDAVAETSRKSFDLALVDLRLGASDGMELIPRLLASTPWLKIVVITAYSSIETAVEAMRLGASDYIPKPFTPAQVTMAINKLAEVRSLEQRLAHLQEELGRAQPDSDFSSNNHQMQRAIHLARQVASTDATVLLRGESGTGKTVLARQIHSWSRRASKPLGIISCPTLSPELMESELFGHVKGSFTGAVRDNPGRIAACEGGTLLLDEISELPLPVQPKLLRFLQDREYERMGDNKVRQADVRIISATNVDLEKAVRVGTFRDDLLYRLNVIQIEIPALRDRPEDVVSLAEQLLAFFGRKYHRPFIGLTQEALEALKQYAWPGNVRELRNAIERAAILCQSDRVGVEYVPGKTMAAETVPKIGDAVSLARIEEEHIRRVIATSKSLQEAADTLGIDQATLWRRRKQYGI; from the coding sequence ATGTCGGTGGATGCGGGTGAAGTGCGCAGGCTCAATGTCCTCGTCGTGGATGACGAAGCCAACATCCGCAAGACGCTAACCGTGTGCCTTGAAGCCGAAGGGCATCGGGTCATAGCCGTCAGCAACTCCCAGGATGCGGTGGCAGAGACTTCGCGAAAGTCCTTTGATTTGGCGTTAGTGGACCTGAGGCTCGGGGCCTCGGACGGCATGGAATTGATACCACGCTTGCTGGCATCCACGCCGTGGCTGAAAATAGTTGTAATCACAGCTTACTCTTCTATCGAGACGGCTGTGGAAGCCATGCGGCTCGGTGCATCGGACTATATTCCGAAGCCTTTTACACCGGCTCAGGTAACGATGGCCATAAATAAACTCGCGGAAGTTCGGTCCTTGGAGCAACGGCTAGCGCACTTGCAGGAAGAGCTTGGGCGGGCACAGCCCGACAGCGATTTCTCAAGCAACAACCATCAGATGCAACGAGCCATACACCTTGCCCGGCAGGTGGCTTCCACCGACGCCACAGTGCTCTTGCGCGGGGAGAGCGGCACAGGGAAGACCGTGTTGGCGCGCCAGATTCATTCCTGGAGCCGCAGGGCTTCCAAACCCCTTGGAATCATTTCTTGTCCGACTCTCTCCCCCGAGCTTATGGAAAGCGAGCTGTTCGGTCATGTCAAAGGATCATTCACCGGCGCTGTTCGTGACAATCCCGGGCGTATCGCTGCATGCGAAGGCGGTACCCTTTTGTTGGACGAAATCAGTGAGCTGCCGCTGCCGGTTCAGCCCAAGCTCTTGCGGTTTCTCCAGGACCGGGAATACGAACGCATGGGGGACAACAAGGTGCGACAAGCCGATGTGCGCATAATTTCCGCCACCAACGTCGATTTGGAGAAGGCCGTTCGTGTAGGCACATTTAGAGATGACCTTCTTTATCGCTTGAACGTAATACAGATCGAGATACCGGCCCTGCGTGATCGCCCTGAAGACGTGGTTTCTCTGGCTGAGCAACTCCTGGCCTTTTTCGGTCGTAAATACCACCGGCCTTTTATCGGCTTGACCCAAGAAGCATTGGAGGCGCTGAAGCAATATGCGTGGCCTGGCAATGTCCGGGAGTTGAGAAATGCCATCGAGCGGGCCGCAATCCTCTGCCAGTCAGACCGTGTTGGAGTTGAGTACGTCCCGGGAAAAACGATGGCGGCCGAGACCGTGCCCAAGATCGGTGATGCTGTAAGCCTGGCAAGAATTGAGGAAGAGCATATTCGGCGAGTGATTGCTACCAGCAAATCTCTCCAGGAGGCCGCGGACACATTAGGCATAGATCAGGCTACTCTGTGGCGCCGCCGGAAGCAGTACGGAATCTGA
- a CDS encoding HAMP domain-containing protein, whose product MLGIRQKLSLGFGGLLVILVIIGFQSLTLLTELGGSIEVILQENYRSVIACQDMKEALERMDSGILFTLLGYDKEGSELINNNVSTFEQALDVELNNITLPGERAKAAHLQELFAQYKTALAAIKDRNLAREVRREKYFAQLLPLFQEIKATADDILQMNQQNMSEANQQARKTAEAARKRMVMLLLIGAVVAVGFMFFTGRWILHPIQRLIASAKEIESGNLNLVVQSNSGDEMGTLSEAFNSMAASLREFQRTDRAKLMRIHRSTQQAFKFLPDAVAIVDADGSVEVASATAMEAFDLRPTQKIDSLAFKPVVDLFHEAVRTGRVAEPGNGQSVIQRFMQGEERYFRPMAIPILDAEKQATGVIIILSDATQEQQQNELKKGVISTVAHQLRTPLTSVRMALHLLLEEKVGSLTDKQAELVIAAREDSDRLHLILEQLLHISRIESGRAQIDRQMISSHQLVFESIEPFRKAAQDKGISLEVNLQDDLPDVIADHMLIGQVFANLLSNALKYTGPGGAVSVSARTTDEEVVFSVSDTGQGIPSQYLERILEQFFRVPGQEGDSGAGLGLSIVQEIVTAHGGTVNVESTEGAGSTFAFSLKSEDTSPQEEGQP is encoded by the coding sequence ATGCTGGGAATTCGACAAAAACTCTCTCTGGGATTCGGCGGATTACTTGTAATCCTCGTGATTATCGGGTTCCAGAGCCTGACGTTGCTCACGGAATTGGGCGGCTCCATCGAAGTAATTTTGCAGGAGAACTACAGGAGTGTCATTGCATGCCAGGACATGAAGGAAGCCTTGGAGCGGATGGACAGCGGCATATTGTTTACTCTCCTGGGATACGACAAAGAAGGCTCCGAGCTGATAAACAACAACGTGTCAACCTTCGAGCAGGCTCTCGATGTTGAACTCAATAATATTACCTTGCCGGGAGAGAGAGCGAAAGCGGCCCATCTTCAAGAGCTTTTCGCCCAGTACAAGACTGCACTGGCAGCCATTAAGGACCGTAATCTGGCCCGTGAGGTGCGGCGGGAGAAGTATTTCGCCCAACTCCTGCCACTGTTTCAAGAAATCAAGGCCACTGCCGACGACATCTTGCAGATGAACCAACAGAACATGAGCGAGGCAAATCAACAAGCGAGGAAGACCGCGGAGGCCGCTCGAAAGCGGATGGTCATGCTACTGCTGATCGGAGCCGTGGTAGCCGTGGGCTTCATGTTCTTTACCGGCAGGTGGATTCTTCATCCTATTCAGCGGCTCATAGCTTCCGCCAAAGAGATCGAGTCCGGCAACTTGAACCTTGTCGTGCAGTCGAATTCCGGGGATGAGATGGGGACCCTGTCAGAAGCCTTCAATTCCATGGCCGCAAGCCTCAGGGAATTCCAGCGCACAGATCGTGCGAAGCTGATGCGAATTCATCGCTCCACCCAGCAGGCTTTCAAGTTTCTGCCGGACGCGGTTGCCATAGTCGATGCGGACGGTAGCGTTGAAGTGGCGAGCGCCACGGCCATGGAAGCCTTCGATCTCAGGCCCACACAAAAGATTGACAGCTTGGCCTTCAAACCTGTGGTGGATCTTTTTCACGAAGCTGTCCGAACGGGAAGAGTCGCTGAACCCGGCAACGGTCAATCCGTTATTCAGCGATTCATGCAGGGCGAAGAACGCTACTTCCGCCCCATGGCGATCCCTATTCTGGATGCGGAAAAACAAGCTACAGGTGTGATCATCATACTTTCCGACGCTACGCAAGAACAACAACAAAACGAGCTGAAGAAAGGAGTCATATCAACGGTGGCTCATCAACTGAGGACGCCCTTGACATCGGTTCGAATGGCATTGCACCTGTTGCTTGAAGAAAAAGTGGGCAGTCTGACCGACAAGCAGGCAGAACTGGTAATTGCAGCCAGAGAAGACAGCGACCGGCTGCACCTGATTTTGGAGCAATTGCTCCACATAAGCAGAATTGAATCCGGGAGAGCACAAATAGACCGTCAGATGATTTCTTCCCACCAATTGGTCTTCGAGTCCATAGAACCGTTTCGCAAAGCTGCGCAGGACAAGGGTATCTCGCTGGAGGTGAATCTGCAGGATGACCTGCCTGATGTTATTGCGGACCACATGCTCATCGGCCAGGTATTTGCCAATTTGCTCTCCAACGCTCTGAAATACACCGGTCCCGGAGGCGCGGTTTCTGTCTCAGCCCGGACCACCGATGAGGAAGTGGTGTTCTCAGTGTCGGACACGGGGCAAGGTATCCCGTCTCAGTATCTTGAAAGAATCCTGGAACAGTTCTTTCGCGTTCCCGGCCAAGAAGGAGACTCAGGTGCAGGATTGGGACTTTCAATAGTGCAAGAGATAGTTACCGCTCATGGAGGGACCGTGAATGTGGAGAGCACCGAAGGGGCCGGGAGTACCTTCGCTTTTTCTCTCAAGAGCGAGGATACTTCGCCACAAGAGGAGGGGCAACCATGA
- the kdpB gene encoding potassium-transporting ATPase subunit KdpB, which produces MAIKVHSTFEREILTQAVIDSFKKLNPLWMVKNPVMFVCEVGAAITTASLIFKPESGSFGLQISTWLWFTVLFANFAEAVAEGRGKAQANALRKTRTQTMAHRLVQDGLFQQDISADQLRKGDEVVVSAGEIIPADGEVIEGVASVDESAITGESAPVIRESGGDRSSVTGGTRVLSDRLVIRVTANPGESFLDHMINLVEGAQRQKTPNEIALTILLAALTIIFLVVTITLKFFGLYSNVAFPITVLVALLVCLIPTTIGGLLSAIGIAGIDRLVQKNVLAMSGRAAEAAGDVDVLLLDKTGTITLGDRQATEFLAAAGIELQKLADVAQLASLADETPEGRSIVVLAKQYGLRGRRMKEMPSAKFIPFNAQTRMSGVDIDGRQIRKGAPDAVQEFIGQALPDSVEAEITWISNSGGTALVIAENDKALGVVHLKDIVKGGLKDRFERFRAMGIKTVMITGDNRLTAAAIAKEAGVDDFLAEARPEDKLALIRKEQASGRLVAMTGDGTNDAPALAQADVGVAMNTGTQAAKEAGNMIDLDSNPTKLIEIVEIGKQMLMTRGALTTFSIANDVAKYFAIIPAMLMATFPVIGPLNIMGLHSPESAILSAVIFNALIIVALIPLALRGVRFRPLSAAVLLRRNLLVYGLGGLVAPFVGIKLVDLVVVVLHLV; this is translated from the coding sequence ATGGCCATAAAAGTTCATTCAACATTTGAACGAGAAATCCTGACCCAGGCCGTGATCGATTCCTTCAAGAAGCTCAATCCACTGTGGATGGTCAAAAATCCCGTAATGTTCGTTTGCGAGGTCGGCGCGGCAATAACCACAGCGAGCCTCATCTTCAAGCCTGAGAGCGGGAGCTTCGGGCTTCAAATTTCGACCTGGCTCTGGTTCACTGTCCTGTTCGCCAACTTTGCAGAGGCAGTGGCCGAAGGACGGGGCAAGGCCCAAGCTAACGCTCTGCGGAAGACACGCACACAGACAATGGCGCATCGCCTTGTGCAGGACGGCCTGTTCCAGCAGGATATTTCCGCGGATCAATTAAGGAAAGGCGACGAGGTCGTTGTCTCCGCGGGGGAGATCATACCCGCTGACGGAGAGGTGATCGAGGGTGTCGCTTCCGTGGACGAATCGGCCATCACGGGTGAATCAGCGCCTGTTATACGCGAATCCGGCGGCGACCGAAGCTCGGTCACAGGTGGGACCAGAGTTCTGTCCGATCGCCTCGTAATCCGAGTGACGGCCAACCCGGGGGAGAGTTTTCTTGACCACATGATCAATTTGGTCGAAGGAGCGCAGCGTCAGAAGACCCCGAACGAGATAGCCCTCACGATCCTGCTGGCAGCCCTCACCATTATTTTTCTGGTTGTAACGATTACTCTGAAGTTCTTCGGTCTCTATTCCAATGTCGCCTTCCCCATCACAGTCCTCGTGGCATTGCTCGTCTGCCTCATCCCAACCACCATTGGGGGTCTCTTGAGCGCCATTGGAATCGCGGGAATCGACCGGCTGGTACAGAAGAACGTACTGGCCATGAGCGGCCGCGCAGCGGAGGCGGCAGGAGACGTGGATGTGCTGCTTCTGGACAAGACGGGAACTATCACTCTTGGGGATCGTCAGGCAACAGAGTTCCTTGCCGCGGCCGGAATTGAACTCCAGAAATTGGCCGATGTTGCTCAATTGGCCTCTTTGGCTGATGAAACACCCGAGGGCAGAAGCATCGTCGTCCTTGCAAAGCAGTATGGGCTCAGGGGACGCAGGATGAAGGAGATGCCTTCCGCGAAATTTATCCCGTTCAATGCTCAGACGCGAATGAGCGGCGTCGACATTGACGGCAGGCAAATCAGGAAAGGCGCGCCTGACGCAGTACAAGAGTTTATCGGCCAAGCGTTACCCGACTCGGTTGAGGCAGAAATTACATGGATTTCCAATTCAGGCGGAACCGCCTTGGTAATAGCTGAAAATGACAAAGCCCTTGGTGTGGTTCATCTGAAAGATATCGTGAAGGGCGGGTTGAAAGATCGCTTCGAGCGCTTTCGTGCCATGGGGATCAAAACCGTCATGATCACCGGTGACAACCGCCTGACCGCTGCCGCTATTGCGAAGGAAGCCGGAGTTGACGATTTCTTGGCCGAGGCCAGACCCGAAGACAAGCTGGCTCTCATCCGGAAGGAACAGGCCTCCGGCCGTCTTGTGGCAATGACCGGAGACGGCACCAACGATGCCCCTGCCCTCGCTCAAGCCGATGTGGGTGTGGCCATGAATACCGGGACTCAGGCGGCAAAAGAAGCGGGCAACATGATAGATCTGGACTCGAACCCCACCAAGCTCATCGAGATAGTGGAAATCGGAAAACAGATGCTCATGACACGCGGAGCGTTGACGACTTTTAGCATCGCCAACGATGTCGCCAAGTATTTTGCCATAATCCCGGCAATGCTTATGGCCACTTTTCCCGTTATCGGGCCTTTGAACATCATGGGCCTGCATTCACCGGAAAGCGCAATTTTAAGCGCTGTGATCTTCAATGCTCTCATTATAGTAGCTCTGATACCTTTGGCATTGAGGGGTGTGCGGTTTCGACCTCTCAGCGCGGCCGTGCTTTTGCGCCGCAACCTACTCGTCTACGGACTCGGTGGGCTGGTCGCTCCTTTTGTGGGGATCAAACTTGTGGATCTCGTGGTGGTAGTCCTGCATCTCGTGTAG
- the kdpC gene encoding K(+)-transporting ATPase subunit C, whose protein sequence is MKNLISELRIALTATFFLAVILCGIYPLAVWGIGQVAFPRQANGSLVVQSGKIIGSELLGQNFSDPKYFHPRPSAAGETGYDGGNSGGSNLGPTSKKLINSVKDRVEAYRTNNGLASTVPVPADAVTASASGLDPHISIPNALIQAKRIAKTRGLGESAVKAMIKAHTEGRDLGLFGEERVNVLKLNLALDSRL, encoded by the coding sequence ATGAAGAACCTTATTTCCGAGTTGCGCATTGCCTTAACCGCTACATTCTTCTTGGCTGTCATTTTGTGCGGGATTTATCCTCTGGCGGTATGGGGCATAGGCCAAGTCGCGTTTCCACGTCAAGCCAACGGCTCTCTCGTGGTACAAAGTGGAAAGATAATTGGATCGGAGCTTCTAGGGCAGAATTTTTCAGATCCCAAGTACTTTCATCCGCGCCCCTCGGCAGCGGGGGAGACGGGTTATGACGGGGGGAATTCCGGTGGCAGCAATCTGGGGCCAACCTCCAAAAAACTGATTAACTCGGTAAAAGACCGTGTTGAGGCGTATCGCACGAACAACGGCCTGGCGTCAACGGTTCCTGTGCCTGCTGATGCCGTGACGGCCTCGGCAAGCGGTTTGGATCCGCACATCAGCATCCCGAACGCTCTGATCCAAGCAAAACGGATTGCAAAAACCCGAGGTTTGGGTGAAAGCGCTGTTAAAGCAATGATAAAGGCCCACACCGAAGGTCGGGATCTTGGTCTGTTTGGAGAAGAACGCGTCAACGTGCTCAAGCTCAACCTGGCGCTGGACAGCAGACTGTGA
- a CDS encoding thioredoxin domain-containing protein yields the protein MNQQETKDRNKTLWLGRFRANVTLRQFDPTEGPYFSGRAPFLLLFALALIGLFATGFLTYRHVLLASHAGSVGDSLLCRAQGKINCDAILLTEYSDILGIVSSAVLGLMGFVFVTWCLANAIFNQRVRKLAWVLLVLYFSAAIGFSWYYVYLMVFEVDFVCTWCIGVHVVNLLSLIIVIVVSIKKRNEFLVQEIASLGERIYFAVGGVLAAVAVFLAAGMWEQSLSFQDAKMKFEDMANDPVVIMAMLTASPTFDIPISPQDPTYGSPSAPYPIVFFSDFQCPVCARSEVFLRQLVDLNPGLLKVVYKNFPLSVECNQRILTDLHPAACPAARAAYAAFMLGGAQAFWKYGDLIFENQKKLNPNSWVKFADKIGLDQEKFLHLNRPSSPADVKLKEDVYLGNSLNLQATPQMFFGGKKLPAGLKAVYVVDTLEQLIRSSDPNAKDLRLKRP from the coding sequence ATGAATCAACAAGAGACAAAAGACCGGAACAAAACGCTGTGGCTGGGAAGGTTCCGAGCGAACGTTACACTTCGGCAATTCGATCCGACCGAGGGACCGTATTTCTCCGGCCGCGCTCCTTTCTTGTTGCTATTTGCTCTTGCACTGATCGGTCTCTTTGCAACGGGTTTCTTGACCTATCGTCACGTATTGCTTGCAAGCCATGCCGGGTCCGTTGGTGACTCCCTGCTATGCAGAGCCCAGGGCAAGATCAATTGCGATGCCATACTTCTAACGGAGTATTCCGACATCCTCGGAATTGTTTCCTCCGCGGTTCTCGGCCTAATGGGCTTTGTCTTCGTGACTTGGTGTCTGGCGAACGCGATTTTCAATCAGAGAGTTCGCAAGCTTGCCTGGGTCCTATTGGTGCTATATTTTTCCGCGGCAATAGGATTCAGTTGGTATTATGTCTACCTAATGGTGTTTGAGGTGGATTTCGTTTGTACATGGTGCATAGGAGTCCACGTCGTCAACTTGTTGTCGCTGATCATAGTTATTGTTGTTTCCATTAAGAAGCGGAACGAGTTCCTGGTGCAGGAGATAGCCTCCTTAGGCGAAAGGATATATTTTGCCGTCGGCGGGGTGTTGGCGGCCGTAGCGGTGTTCTTGGCCGCTGGAATGTGGGAGCAAAGTCTGAGCTTCCAAGACGCCAAGATGAAATTCGAGGACATGGCCAATGATCCCGTGGTCATCATGGCCATGCTTACGGCCTCTCCGACGTTCGATATACCCATTTCACCGCAGGACCCCACGTACGGGTCCCCTTCGGCTCCATATCCCATTGTGTTTTTCAGCGACTTTCAGTGCCCTGTTTGCGCCCGCTCCGAGGTCTTCCTACGTCAGCTGGTTGACCTTAACCCTGGCCTGTTAAAGGTGGTGTACAAGAATTTCCCCCTTTCCGTAGAGTGCAACCAGCGTATTCTGACGGATCTGCACCCCGCCGCATGCCCTGCGGCCCGTGCGGCCTACGCTGCGTTCATGCTCGGAGGGGCCCAGGCTTTCTGGAAGTACGGTGACCTGATCTTTGAGAACCAAAAGAAGCTAAATCCCAATTCTTGGGTAAAGTTTGCCGACAAAATCGGACTCGACCAAGAGAAATTCCTGCATTTGAACAGGCCAAGTTCCCCTGCAGACGTAAAGCTCAAGGAAGATGTCTACCTTGGAAACAGCCTCAATCTGCAAGCAACGCCTCAGATGTTTTTTGGAGGGAAAAAGCTGCCCGCGGGCCTCAAAGCGGTATATGTGGTGGACACTCTGGAACAGCTTATTCGTTCTAGTGATCCAAACGCCAAGGACCTGAGGCTGAAGAGGCCTTGA
- the kdpA gene encoding potassium-transporting ATPase subunit KdpA has translation MELFAWIQLALYLGLLLLLTKPMGLYLVQVLDINGKTFLDPVMRPLERMFYRLLRVDSSQEQDWKGYSLSLIVFSLVGVLFTYTILRLQHLLPLNPQAFGPVSDHLAFNTAVSFMTNTNWQAYGGESTLSYFSQMVGLTFHNFVSAAAGIAVAAALVRGIARHSAGTIGNFWVDLIRMNLYLLLPLCLVYSLFLLSQGMIQNFKPYDTAQVVEPYTIQLPKKDAEGREVKDAEGNLVMEKRKIETQTIPQGPMASQVAIKMLGTNGGGFVNANASHPFENPTPLSNFLQLLSILLIPSGLTYYLGRMVKNQRHGWAVWSAMAAIFLAGVLVCWWAEAQGNPRMTALGVDASAGNMEGKEVRFGILNSALWATATTAASNGSVNAMHDSFTPLGGLIPLLNIQLGEVIFGGVGSGLYGMLVFVVLAVFLAGLMVGRTPEYLGKKIDAYDVKVSVLFVMVPVFAILMFTAWAAVSSWALAGLNNQGPHGLSEIMYAYSSGAGNNGSAFAGLNVNTYWYDTTIGIAMLLGRFFMIVPVLALAGSLAKKKLVPPSVGSFPVSGPIFIALLAGTVLIVGALTFFPALSLGPIVEHFIMTNSNVVF, from the coding sequence ATGGAATTATTCGCGTGGATTCAACTTGCGCTTTACCTGGGCTTACTGTTGTTGCTCACCAAACCGATGGGACTGTATCTCGTTCAGGTTTTGGACATTAACGGCAAGACCTTCCTGGACCCTGTTATGCGGCCTTTGGAAAGAATGTTTTATCGGCTGCTTCGCGTCGATTCCAGTCAGGAACAAGATTGGAAGGGATATTCGTTATCTCTGATCGTCTTCAGCCTTGTGGGTGTGCTGTTCACTTATACGATCCTCCGTTTGCAGCACCTGCTGCCGCTTAATCCGCAAGCGTTTGGCCCCGTCAGCGACCATCTTGCGTTCAACACCGCCGTAAGCTTCATGACCAATACCAATTGGCAGGCGTACGGAGGCGAATCCACTCTGTCGTATTTTTCTCAGATGGTCGGACTAACCTTTCATAACTTCGTTTCCGCAGCCGCGGGCATTGCAGTGGCAGCCGCGTTGGTGCGCGGCATCGCCCGCCATTCAGCCGGGACAATCGGAAATTTCTGGGTAGATCTGATCAGGATGAACCTTTACTTGCTGTTGCCACTTTGCTTGGTCTACTCCCTGTTTCTGTTGTCGCAAGGAATGATTCAGAACTTTAAACCTTATGACACCGCCCAAGTGGTTGAGCCCTACACAATTCAGCTTCCCAAGAAAGATGCCGAAGGTCGGGAAGTCAAAGACGCGGAAGGCAACCTGGTGATGGAGAAGCGCAAGATTGAAACTCAAACCATCCCTCAAGGGCCGATGGCTTCCCAGGTGGCGATAAAGATGTTGGGCACCAATGGAGGTGGATTCGTAAACGCCAATGCATCTCACCCTTTCGAGAACCCTACACCGCTGTCCAACTTCCTCCAATTGTTATCCATTTTATTGATCCCGAGCGGTTTAACCTATTATCTCGGGAGGATGGTAAAGAACCAGCGGCATGGGTGGGCGGTTTGGTCCGCTATGGCAGCTATCTTCCTTGCAGGTGTCCTGGTCTGTTGGTGGGCGGAAGCTCAGGGCAATCCTCGCATGACGGCGCTGGGAGTGGATGCTTCCGCCGGAAACATGGAAGGCAAAGAGGTCCGTTTCGGGATATTGAATTCAGCACTCTGGGCCACAGCAACCACAGCCGCTTCCAACGGGTCGGTCAATGCCATGCACGATTCCTTCACTCCACTGGGTGGATTGATTCCGTTGCTCAACATTCAGTTGGGCGAAGTGATCTTCGGGGGTGTCGGATCAGGATTGTACGGGATGCTTGTCTTTGTGGTGCTGGCCGTGTTCCTGGCCGGTCTAATGGTAGGACGCACACCCGAGTACCTTGGCAAGAAAATAGATGCTTACGATGTGAAGGTTAGTGTCCTTTTCGTGATGGTACCCGTCTTCGCCATCTTAATGTTCACAGCTTGGGCCGCGGTAAGTAGTTGGGCGTTGGCCGGTCTGAACAACCAAGGGCCGCACGGCTTGAGCGAAATAATGTACGCGTACTCGTCAGGGGCCGGCAACAACGGCAGTGCCTTTGCGGGATTGAACGTCAATACCTATTGGTACGACACCACCATAGGAATTGCGATGCTTCTGGGGCGGTTCTTTATGATAGTGCCGGTTCTGGCCTTGGCCGGCAGTCTTGCCAAGAAAAAGCTTGTGCCCCCAAGTGTGGGCAGTTTCCCCGTTTCCGGACCTATTTTTATCGCTCTCTTGGCCGGCACTGTCCTGATAGTCGGAGCGCTGACGTTCTTCCCCGCGCTGTCGTTAGGGCCGATTGTCGAGCATTTCATAATGACAAATTCTAACGTGGTGTTTTGA
- a CDS encoding potassium-transporting ATPase subunit F has product MYEAAVPFIGVLLIVYLFVTVIRPEWF; this is encoded by the coding sequence ATGTATGAAGCGGCCGTGCCTTTTATAGGTGTCCTTTTGATCGTCTATCTGTTCGTGACAGTGATTAGACCTGAATGGTTCTAG